tcgtttaaatatcgttatcgaggtattgcatgctgttatcgagtatcgttttttttctgatatcgtacAGCCCTATAATATACCCTATATATATCCTCTTCTGTTTCGTCACACCAAGAGAGGAAGTGAATCAATACATCTCACTCACTCCTAATTGTACTGGTCCATCCCCAATCATGACTGCGATCACATTGAGATAATAACTTTATAATAACTTATAAAATATGGGCTTTATGACTCTTTGACGTAATTTGGATCTTAATTggctcattcctttcaaagagccattcAAAACACTGGCTCATTTGGTTCTTTTTTTAATGAATCCAGTGTGAAGTAGATAGCATTTCAGAAGCTGTCCTTGGCTCATTTTGTCTGAACGATGACTGActgtcctcctccttctaaaGACAGGGGCACTTGTGTCTTTTTGTAAACACACTACTCATGTGAAGGTCGAGCGTtcctaaaaaaataaacaacaacaaaaacaaaaacagtggcTCCCTAGCTGTGAGACGATTCCCATCGTTCACGTCTAGAAAACATTCAAAAGAATCTGTTTGTTTGTGAATGTCACAAAAACAATAGAACTTGTATGTAATCAAGGGTCCACAGACCCACATGCACACCAACCAAAACACAAGCCATGTACATACAAAATGCCTAATGTCTGACTGACACATCAGCCTATGGAGTTGATACATGTGATTAAAactgattaaaatgtgattaaaatttgATCGCTTCCCATACAGTAACAAACTATAATTTCAAATCATGAACAGTAACTTGTGTTTTCCTTTACGTGTTGACATTGTCACTGTATAGGTTTTGTTTTACATTACATGTGTTTATATGTTGTAGTTTCAACTGTGTTGTCGTAATAATAGAAATTTGAATATGCAAAGGTGTTAACTTGGGTGTAAATGTAAATGCATAAACAGCAACATATCCTCCATCCGCACAGCTTTCAATGGACCTACataaggagtaaaaaaaaaagataaatataaAATACGAACATGTTCTTCTTTTGAGccgtgaaagcccatttgggaaactccaactcccattgtcattgtgacacagcacacaagtgaacactgcacactgcacacaacgaaattgcatttatgtctcactcgtgcaagggggcagctgttaaattaaatatgtatttttttagtAAAACTAAAGTAATTCCAAAAACATGCTAAGTAATATTATCAAACCGTACCATCCCCACTCTTTGCCGTGTCACTGGTACACGTGGAACCTGGAAAACCAAAAGATCACTTACATTGGGAAAACCGAAAGATCACTTACATTGGGAAAACCAAAACTTGTGTGATTCAAGGCAGGCTAGTGATGCATGCATTATTCTGACCAAGGCCGATCACTCCTGGAAGAGTCCTCCATTGCGATCCTTGTGTCTTCATCAATGTTGCAATCGGCTGAGTCAGGAGAAGAGAAAACATTTAACACCACACATCACTGCAGAGGTGCACTGCAGTTTGCATGAAATATTCATTAGcaaatggttttatttatttttttaaaaaccctgtGTACTTACTTTGATAGACTGCAAACTCTGGAAAATAAAACACACTTACGTACATTTTTAATTTGTTGGTGTTCATATTTCCATAAAAGTAAAGTAATGGCAAACTGCTAGCGCCATTTTACCTTTTGTATAGTCACTGTATCTTACACAAAGGGCATTTTCAAGGCATGTATGTCTGACTACTTGACACACATAGCGTGCAGCCGCGTCTTCTTTCTGAATGTTTTCCAGTTTCAGAGATATGATGCCATTTTCCAGTTCGTCCCAGCATAGATTGGCTCTGTCCTTAAAGCTCCCTCGCCCATCTCCACCGCCATTCTTATACAAGAAAATGCACTCTGTATCTTTAAACCACCTGATCTCCATGGGAGCGGCACTGGTTTTAGGGACGAGGTTGAAAGATAACACAGCCTCTCCACCAATTGCAAATTTTTCTGTGTCACCGGGAGGATCAAGCCTAGGATCTGcagagaacagagaaaagaaacaTCACATTTATTTTTCTCAGATACTCACTGATTGCACACACATCATAATCTGCAATCATTGCCTACAGCACACCCAGTTACTTTTCTGAACTCATTTTCTTTGGAAGTTTGGAATTTATACAAagcaacacacatacatatttcaCACGGAAAGCTGATCACGTTCAACTCTCCTGCCATGCTGCCCTGCAATGCCTCTATTTGGTAAGTATCAATGTCcaccacaaacagaaacagaagctTGCAGAGGATAAACTAATGATTTGGCAGAGATGAAGCATCATCTCAGAGATCTAGGTCACAAGAAAATTTTGCAACATGATCATGATCAAGAGCAAACCAGAACTTATTCCATTGCAATATACAGTATGCTTTGAGTCAGAAATGACTTGCAACTATCAGCAAAAAGCTTCTTCCATAACAGTGCAAGTTAAGATGTTTGAGTGTTTGCAATGTACTTGTGCAAACAATTCTTAAAACAGAGTGGGACAGCCCACAAGTAGAAGTAAGTTCACCAGTGCGCGATATTACATAGTAGTTGTTACACCTGCTTTTCCACGGTACATACTGAAGTAGATAGACTGCATTCTTACTGCAATACCCtaactttttaaaattaaaaatccaCAAATTCAGTACCAGCTGATCGTACAGCAGTAACAGTAGATTAGTTTTCTCAGTGATGTCACCTCTGTCGGATGGAAACTGtggcacatttttttctttcacttttacttttgacacctctgtgtatTTGTAATGGTCATCTTGAGGGGAGAATTCCGTCCGTTCTGTATTTGTAATGGCCTACACCTACAAACCTACACACTATCTCTTTTGAAGTTCATGTTAAAAATCATTTTATTAATCACATCTAATTGCACAAGCCATTAATGCAATTAATGTTGAGTCATCACTTTATGCCATAGTCAGACCTACACGCAACCATACTACAGCCACCTTCATACTCCATATAGCCTACTGAATAATAATACCATCACTGTTTCATAGCTTTACAATTATGTTAAGCATTATGGTTAAGAAATGCAGGAAGAATAGCTTACTTTGTGATTTGTTACATCATGGATGGATTATGGATATACAGTCTATGAATGAATTTAAAACCCTTACCGTCTTCCTTCGGACATTTCAAAGGCACCTCTTCATCTTTCAAAGGCTCCTCCACCTCATTCTCTCCCTTACTCTGTGTCTTACTCAGCTGGGATACTGAAATACAAAGCAAAATCTACAGGTACGGTTTCACATTTAGGCTAATCATATAAAATATTCCTGGCAACACAttgtataatgaaaaggaagaaagaacactgatgatgggctagacccgaaacgtttgtgccttgtctgtcggttttatttaatTGATTCAACTTTGTTTCattcagtttttgattttgcattcagctcttgtgtgcgaatCCTTTCTTCCTTTCCGCAATACTGTTCTTGGAATTACACATCGAGCaaaacgctcagaaaaagacattggcgcggacgtcaCCCCACCATTGCAAAACATTTGGATTCTATTCATTCATGTAATTCACCATCAGTAAAATTCCAGTCAGTTTCAGTCTGGTTTTAAATGTCAAACAGTATAGAATGTATTCATACCTTTCATGTACAGCAAACCTATCCCCACAAGAGCAAGCAGGAATAGAACGAATACAATAACAAAAAGAATTTTCCAGACATCTgaagaaagaacaaaaacaaaaacatgacattaTCACCATGAGTTTTAATGAATGCTCCTACATTACTTGGTGTTAAGTATACCATTGTATGACACCAACACCCCACAACCTCTTTACTAAATCCTGACTAAGTGGAGGCCCAGAGGTGGCTATGCTATAACTGCTGCTGGGCACTGGACCGCTATGCGGGtctgcgggcgacccgggttcgattcccggcccgagtcattttccaatccttcccagtcccgtctctctctctcccatctttccTGCCCTAGCTACCTCTTTATCATCTAGCATTTTTGGTAAAGCAAAacatcttaaccccttagcacagagcctatgttataaccttactatcaccaaaattgcaatggctatgtcttaatctgttacgtagcctcttactgcagcgtGCTTCacgtgctgaaaatgcttaactacatcataacaacattgccatgacattacagagagccatagtcctgcgctaaggggttaaaggtcgTGGTGCAGGCTCTCggtaatgtagttgagtattttctgcaaatagtgaataggcccgccggcgaccccatgtgcactaagaggctactatgCCAATCATACACATGACCATCTCATCATCATCTAGCTGATGTAGGACACATACCCGTGCCAGTCGCTGGGATGTATGGAAAGATCctgctctctcttccttcttcttcagaCAGGCCCACGGAGCATGAAAGCCACTCAGTTTTAGATGGTGAGAGGAGAATCTGGGAAGCCACCATCACATGGTCTTGTGAACCTGGTAAGCCCAAGACAAAGGACAGAACATtttgagggccacatgaccatggGTCGGACTGCAAttcgcagagttcgaggtgcagttggttgctgcCTGACTACCCATGTTGTTTGGAAAGAATAGAATACTCCATACTCAATACTCTATTAGCCTTCAGTATAATtgcaacagattgattcagtcgtttaaaaaaatatgataataattttcaaaattaggcctactgtttgatctacaggccgcattgagtgagtaggtgggccgcatgtggccccgggcctccagttgcccattccTGCTAAAAAGTATAGTTATAGTGCAGTTGGGGATGATGAGGTTGGGATGGTCGTGGGGAAGTTTGACTGAGATGAGggatgagacgtgtgtgtgtgtgtgtgtgtgtgtgtgtgtgtgtgtgtgtgtgtgtgtgtgtgtgtgtgtgtgtgtgtgtgtgtgtgttcaatgcttAAGGGAAGAATGGGGTTGAAGAGTGAAATGGATGGTTCAATGAGACATCAATATGGTCAGTGCACACATCATTGCACTAACCTTCTGTAGCTTGGAAGCTCTGCCTTATCTGAGTGAGTCCTTGTTTCCAAGTGAGTGTGGGCTTGGGCCACCAGCCGTCTGACACACAGGAAACATTCACCTGACCAGCGCCTCCATCTGTGATGGAAAGCACTGGAGGGCTACCCATGGCTGATGGGAGCATACAAGACCAATTTGAGAACATGTTGTTGACGTCTCTCCTCATTTAACAAAGCATTCAATCAGCTCTATAATTGGACAGTGATCAATTTCACAGCAGGATGACAGCTTTATGAGCCTACTCATTAAATAAAGTGAAACGTTTAGACTCACCTTTCACAGTTAGGTGAATCCTGACCTGGTCATATGTCTTCCCAGCGACAAAGCAGATATATTCCCCAGCGTCTGCGGATGTAACGTTCTCCAGTTTCAGGGAGACGTTCCCCTTCCCAATCTCTCCAGTGAGTGACACTCTACCCCTGTACTGGGGGTCAGCAGACTGCTCCTGGGTCTGTTGCTTCTCATAAAGGAGAACTGGACTTTTAAACTTCTCAGGCCGGTGCCAGCGCACCTCTAGCGAGTCCGTAAAGGCAGGAGAAACTGAACATGGCAGGATGACTGAGGATCCCttccagacagacagaggctTATCAGGGCCCGACACAGTGAATGTATCTGGAGCTGGAGATGGAAAGAGTCAGAGATGGAGGTCACCCATGTTTAAGTTATGGCCGTGACAGTTTGAACACAGCTCTAATGTATTGCTGGAACTTGAGCTTTTTGTTGTGACTATAAGCTTATACTTCAGTTATTGTGGATTGCATAGTAGCTCTCTACTATTTGATTAGTAGGCTATATGAACTTGGATAGATCCGTATTGCTCTTGGTGGACATTAGCATAGAATGAAATGATTGTTTGTGTCTTCAGAGTACAACATTGAAAAAAGTTAATCAGAAAAAATAAATCACATACCTGCTGTCTTACCACAAGTAATGTACatgaacagcagtaggcctacccacGGCGTCTCTACATCACCAAAATAACACAACATTGCCATGAAATGATAACATCGCTGAATAGGAGCACTGAGAAACAAACAGGCCACAACACAACCCCTATATGGGAGCTGTCACTCAGGTAGCATACTGGCGTCAAACTCATAAATACTGCACCAACCCGATGGGCGATTTACTGAAATCACTTCTATTGTGGACAAACCCCAGTTGTAGCCTGACGCACAAGCCAACATGACCACCCTGTTGTTGTCGCCTAAAAAGAGGGCGGCTTTAAGGGGCACAGCTGGCGCACCGCACCGCAGGCAGCACCCCGATTTCATTCTTTAAAATCTATGGTAAGACCCTTCAATGATATGATAACGGGAcgcgaaaatgaaaaaaatatcgtACCTGTCCGACGGTACATAGATATCATTGCGAGGATCGACGGTAATCAACGTTCAGACTTGACCACAGCCCTTCTTAGAAACATGACTTGGTTTTAGAGTGAAACTTCTTTCACTTTCGTTTTCGATTGGAAGCCCCCGTCTTCTCATATGGTATGGACCTGCCCGGCAGTGGCTAGTCCAAAAATAGGAAAGTAGACCGGCGTTTGTTTAGCCGGACGTTCGACATTCGCTTGAtattcgaaaaaaatgttgtttcacGCACGAATACGACAAGACTGCTTGGTGTAGTCTCATCTACTTTTCACGCTGTATGGATATATCAATGCACAACTTCAAACCTTTCCCCGTTTCAAAATCGTTGTCGCCCGCTGCGCTTCCTCTATGCTCCATGTAAGGGACCGTCAACAAATACCACATCAATTGTTCGCGAATCACCCCAAAGCAACCAAAGCACAATTATCATATTACTTGGGTTTTAGTAAATGGCAAATAAACTGGCCTTgatactacaggtcaaatttagctCATAGATCACATGACTGCGAAACAAGACTAAAAAATACCACACAAAATCAACCAAACCACCATTATCCAAATACTTGGTTGTAGTGGATGCCAAATAAATGGGCCTAGTTACtacaggtcacatgactgtgaaaaaggacataataataaacaatattggAAAAAATAACCACAAAAACTTTTCCCCCCATAAAATCAGCTTATAATTGTGTcctttgacctgtagtagctaggcccatttatttggcatctactacactcaattatttggaaaatattggtttagttgattttttgtgattatttttccataaaatcggCTTATTatggtgtcctgtttcacagtcatgtgacttatgagcaaaatttgacctgtagtagctgggcctatttatttggcaccTACTACACTCAatcatttggtaaatggtggttttgttgattttttgtgattatttttccataaaatatgcttattattatgtcctgtttcacagtcatgtgacctatgcactaaatttgatgtgtagtagctaggcctatttatttgccatctactacactcaattatttggtaaatgttggtttagttgattttttgtcattatttttccataaaatatgcttattattgtgtcctgtttcacagtcatgtgacctatgcactaaatttgacctgtagtagctaggcctatttatttggcatctactacactcaattatttggaaaatattggtttagttgattttttgtgattatttttccataaaatcggCTTATTatggtgtcctgtttcacagtcatgtgacttatgagcaaaatttgacctgtagtagctgggcctatttatttggcaccTACTACACTCAatcatttggtaaatggtggttttgttgattttttgtgattatttttccataaaatatgcttattaatatgtcctgtttcacagtcatgtgacctaggaATTAAAATcgacctgtagtagctaggcctatttatttggcatctactacactcaattatttggtaaatggtggttttgttgattttttctttaattatttttccataaaatatgctttttaatatgtcctgtttcacagtcaagTGACCAAGgcactaaatttgacctgtagtagctaggcctatttatttggcatctactacactcaattatttggtaaatggtggttttgttgattttttgtgattatttttccataaaatatgcttaatattatgtcctgtttcacagtcatgtgacctatgcactaaatttgatgtgtagtagctaggcctatttatttggcatctactacactcaattatttggtaaatggtggttttgttgattttttgtgattatttttccataaaatatgcttattaatatgtcctgtttcacagtcatgtgacctaggcaCTAAATTTGTTGTGTAGtagttaggcctatttatttggcatctactacactcaattatttggtaaatggtggttttgttgattttttgtgattatttttccataaaatatgcttattaatatgtcctgtttcacagtcatgtgacctatgcactgaatttgatgtgtagtagctaggcctatttatttgacatctactacactcaattatttggaaaatgttggtttagttgattttttgtcattatttttccataaaatatgcttattatcgtgtcctgtttcacagtcatgtgacctatgcactaaatttgatgtgtagtagctaggcctatttatttgccatctactacactcaattatttggtaaatgttggtttagttgattttttgtcattatttttccataaaatatgcttattattgtgtcctgtttcacagtcatgtgacctatgcactaaatttgacctgtagtagctaggcctatttatttggcatctactacactcaattatttggaaaatattggtttagttgattttttgtgattatttttccataaaatcggCTTATTatggtgtcctgtttcacagtcatgtgacttatgagcaaaatttgacctgtagtagctgggcctatttatttggcaccTACTACACTCAatcatttggtaaatggtggttttgttgattttttgtgattatttttccataaaatatgcttattaatatgtcctgtttcacagtcatgtgacctaggaATTAAAATcgacctgtagtagctaggcctatttatttggcatctactacactcaattatttggtaaatggtggttttgttgattttttgtgattatttttccataaaatatgctttttaatatgtcctgtttcacagtcaagTGACCAAGGCACTacatttgacctgtagtagctaggcctatttatttggcatctactacactcaattatttggtaaatggtggttttgttgattttttgtgattatttttccataaaatatgcttattattatgtcctgtttcacagtcatgtgacctatgcactaaatttgatgtgtagtagctaggcctatttatttaccatctactacactcaattatttggtaaatgttggtttagttgattttttgtcattatttttccataaaatatgcttattattgtgtcctgtttcacagtcatgtgacctatgcactaaatttgacctgtagtagctaggcctatttatttggcatctactacactcaattatttggtaaatggtggttttgttgactttttgtgattatttttccataaaatatgcttattattatgtcctgtttcacagtcatgtgacctatgcactaaatttgatgtgtagtagctaggcctatttatttggcatctactacactcaattatttggtaaatggtgcataggtcacatgactgtgaaacaggacacaataataagcatattttatggaaaaataatgacaaaaaaatcaactaaaccaacatttaccaaataattgagtgtagtagatgtcaaataaataggcctagctactacacatcaaattcagtgcataggtcacatgactgtgaaacaggacatattaataagcatattttattgaaaaataatcacaaaaaatcaacaaaaccaccatttaccaaataattgagtgtagtagatgccaaataaataggcctagctactacacatcaaatttagtgcctaggtcacatgactgtgaaacaggacataataataagcatattttatggaaaaataatcacaaaaagtcaacaaaaccaccatttaccaaataattgagtgtagtagatgccaaataaataggcctagctactacaggtcaaatttagtgcataggtcacatgactgtgaaacaggacacaataataagcatattttatggaaaaataatgacaaaaaatcaactaaaccaacatttaccaaataattgagtgtagtagatggtaaataaataggcctagctactacacatcaaatttagtgcataggtcacatgactgtgaaacaggacataataataagcatattttatggaaaaataatcacaaaaaatcaacaaaaccaccatttaccaaataattgagtgtagtagatgccaaataaataggcctagctactacaggtcaaatttagtgccttggtcacatgactgtgaaacaggacatattaaaaagcatattttatggaaaaataatcacaaaaaatcaacaaaaccaccatttaccaaataattgagtgtagtagatgccaaataaataggcctagctactacaggtcgATTTTAATtcctaggtcacatgactgtgaaacaggacatattaataagcatattttatggaaaaataatcacaaaaaatcaacaaaaccaccatttaccaaataattgagtgtagtagatgccaaataaataggcctagctactacacatcaaatttagtgcataggtcacatgactgtgaaacaggacatattaataagcatattttatggacaaataatcacaaaaaatcaacaaaactaccatttaccaaataattgagtgtagtagatgtcaaataaataggcctagctactacacatcaaatttagtgcctaggtcacatgactgtgaaacaggacacgataataagcatattttatggaaaaataatgacaaaaaatcaactaaaccaacattttccaaataattgagtgtagtagatgtcaaataaataggcctagctactacacatcaaattcagtgcataggtcacatgactgtgaaacaggacatattaataagcatattttattgaaaaataatcacaaaaaaatcaacaaaaccaccatttaccaaataattgagtgtagtagatgccaaataaataggcctaactaCTACACAACAAATTTAGtgcctaggtcacatgactgtgaaacaggacatattaataagcatattttatggaaaaataatcacaaaaaatcaacaaaaccaccatttaccaaataattgagtgtagtagatgccaaataaataggcctagctactacacatcaaatttagtgcataggtcacatgactgtgaaacaggacataataataagcatattttatggaaaaataatgacaaaaaatcaactaaaccaacatttaccaaataattgagtgtagtagatggcaaataaataggcctagctactacacatcaaatttagtgcctaggtcacatgactgtgaaacaggacacgataataagcatattttatggaaaaataatcacaaaaagtcaacaaaaccaccatttaccaaataattgagtgtagtagatgccaaataaataggcctagctactacaggtcaaatttagtgcataggtcacatgactgtgaaacaggacacaataataaggcatattttatggaaaaataatgacaaaaaatcacTAAACCAACATtgtttaccaaataattgagtgtagaatgccaaataaataggcctaaatactacacatcaaatttagtgcctaggtcacatgactgtgaaacaggacataataataagcatattttatggaaaaataatgacgaaaaatcaactaaaccaacattttccaaataattgagtgtagtagatgtcaaataaataggcccagctactacacatcaaattcagtgcataggtcacatgactgtgaaacaggacatattgataagcatattttatggaaaaataatcacaaaaaatcaacaaaaccaccatttaccaaataattgagtgtagtagatgccaaataaataggcctagctactacacatcaaatttagtgcataggtcacatgactgtgaaacaggacataataataagcatattttatggaaaaataatcacaaaaagtcaacaaaaccaccatttaccaaataattgagtgtagtagatgccaaataaataggcctagctactacaggtcaaatttagtgcataggtcacatgactgtgaaacaggacacaataataagcatattttatggaaaaataatgacaaaaaatcaactaaaccaacatttaccaaataattgagtgtagtagatgccaaataaataggcctaactaCTACACAACAAATTTAGtgcctaggtcacatgactgtgaaacaggacatattaataagcatattttatggaaaaataatcacaaaaaatcaacaaaaccaccatttaccaaataattgagtgtagtagatgccaaataaataggcctagctactacacatcaaatttagtgcataggtcacatgactgtgaaacagacATAATAataaagcatattttatggaaaaataatgacaaaaaatcaactaaaccaacatttaccaaataattgagtgtagtagatggcaaataaataggcctagctactacacatcaaatttagtgcctaggtcacatgactgtgaaacaggacacgataataagcatattttatggaataataatcacaaaaaatctataaaaccaccatttaccaaataattgagtgtagtagatgccaaataaataggcctagctgctacaggtcaaat
This genomic interval from Engraulis encrasicolus isolate BLACKSEA-1 chromosome 16, IST_EnEncr_1.0, whole genome shotgun sequence contains the following:
- the LOC134465218 gene encoding butyrophilin-like protein 2 isoform X1 → MISMYRRTETPWVGLLLFMYITCGKTAAPDTFTVSGPDKPLSVWKGSSVILPCSVSPAFTDSLEVRWHRPEKFKSPVLLYEKQQTQEQSADPQYRGRVSLTGEIGKGNVSLKLENVTSADAGEYICFVAGKTYDQVRIHLTVKAMGSPPVLSITDGGAGQVNVSCVSDGWWPKPTLTWKQGLTQIRQSFQATEGSQDHVMVASQILLSPSKTEWLSCSVGLSEEEGRESRIFPYIPATGTDVWKILFVIVFVLFLLALVGIGLLYMKVSQLSKTQSKGENEVEEPLKDEEVPLKCPKEDDPRLDPPGDTEKFAIGGEAVLSFNLVPKTSAAPMEIRWFKDTECIFLYKNGGGDGRGSFKDRANLCWDELENGIISLKLENIQKEDAAARYVCQVVRHTCLENALCVRYSDYTKEFAVYQTDCNIDEDTRIAMEDSSRSDRPWFHVYQ
- the LOC134465218 gene encoding butyrophilin-like protein 2 isoform X2, with the protein product MISMYRRTAPDTFTVSGPDKPLSVWKGSSVILPCSVSPAFTDSLEVRWHRPEKFKSPVLLYEKQQTQEQSADPQYRGRVSLTGEIGKGNVSLKLENVTSADAGEYICFVAGKTYDQVRIHLTVKAMGSPPVLSITDGGAGQVNVSCVSDGWWPKPTLTWKQGLTQIRQSFQATEGSQDHVMVASQILLSPSKTEWLSCSVGLSEEEGRESRIFPYIPATGTDVWKILFVIVFVLFLLALVGIGLLYMKVSQLSKTQSKGENEVEEPLKDEEVPLKCPKEDDPRLDPPGDTEKFAIGGEAVLSFNLVPKTSAAPMEIRWFKDTECIFLYKNGGGDGRGSFKDRANLCWDELENGIISLKLENIQKEDAAARYVCQVVRHTCLENALCVRYSDYTKEFAVYQTDCNIDEDTRIAMEDSSRSDRPWFHVYQ